A stretch of DNA from Macrotis lagotis isolate mMagLag1 chromosome X, bilby.v1.9.chrom.fasta, whole genome shotgun sequence:
actGTATTCcaatataattcatttcattcacaATTACACATgttatgcatttattaaaaaacaCTGTTCTAAGAAGTCCATAGACTTTGGTAGATTACCAAAGTGGTCCAAGACAAAAGAAGTGAAGAACCTCTGATTCCACATTTAGTTTGACTTCTTTGTTCAGTACAGAATTGTAGCTCTCACTGAAATCCTTTTCCCATTCATTCTATTCATAAGCTTCTCTTCAGTAAGAATTAACCTGATGGTCAGTGACAACACCATGGTTGAAGAGCTTTGCTCATTCATCAGGTTCTTTTCTCCTGTATGAAATGAGGTATTTACTCTGGAGGCTAGCTTTCCTTCAATCATTattcataaagtttctctccAGTTTGGATTCTCCATTGTTGAGTAAGTTGTGAACTACGATGAAAAGGCTCCATGTGTTCAAAAGGCTTCCCTCCTGCACGAATATTCTGATGTTCAATAAGTCCTGTGCTCCATCGAaaggttttcccacattcataaggtctctctccagtatgaattgtCTGATGTTGAGTAAGCTGTGAGCTCTGGGGGAAGGACTTTCCACATTCATTGCACTCATAAGATTTCTTTCCAGTATGAATCAACTGATGTCGAGTAAGGTGTGATCTATGGCGGAAGGCTttgccacattcattacattcatagggtttaTCTCCAGTATGAAGTCTCTGATGTTCCATAAGTCCTTTGCTCAATCGGaaggcctttccacattcattacatttataaggtttctctccagtgtgaattgtCTGATGCACAGCAAGTTGTGTCCCCAAGCggaaggcttttccacattcactacattcataaggtttctccccagtatgTATTCTCTTATGACGAGTCAGCTGTGAGCTTTGGGGGAAGGCCTTTCCACatttattacattcataaggtttctcccctgTATgaatgatctgatgctgagtaagttGTGAACTCTGGCAGAAgacttttccacattcattacatttgtaAGGTTTTCCTCCAGCATGAATTATCTGATGTTGAGTAAGTTGTGAGCTCTGGGGGAAGGActtcccacattcattgcattcataaggtttctttcCAGTATGTATCATCTGATGTCTAGTAAGTTGTGAGCTGTGGcggaaggccttcccacattcaccACATTCATAAGGTTTATCTCCAGTATGAAGTCTCTGATGCTCCATAAGACCTGTGCTCAGGcggaaggccttcccacattcattacatttgtaaggtttctctccagtatgaattgtctgatgctgagtgagctgTGAACTCTGTCGGAAGGCTTTCCCACactcattacatttataaggtttctctccagtatgaattgtCTGATGTACAGTAAGTTCTGTGCTTCGTgcaaaggctttcccacattcattacattcataaggtttctctccagtgtgtatTCTATGATGTCGAATGAGTTGTGAGCTATCAcggaaagcctttccacattcattacatttataaggtttttctcctGTATGAATTGTCTGATGTTGAGTAAGTCCTTTTCTCTGGCGGaaggcctttccacattcattacattcataaggtttatCTCCTGTATGAATTGTCTGATGTCGACTAAGTCCTGTTCTCTGACGaaaagctttcccacattcgtgacattcataaggtttctctcctgtatgaattctctgatgctgaGTAAGTCCTGTTCTCTGGcagaaggccttcccacattccttacattcataaggtttctctcctgtatgaattctctggtgtcGAGTAAGCTTTGAGCTCTGGGgaaaggccttcccacattcattacattcataaggtttttctccagtatggattctTTGATGCTCAATAAGTCTTGTGCTCAGACGGaaggcctttccacattcattacattcataaggtttctccccagtatggattctctgatgtagaATAAGATGTGTGCTCTGTCGGAAGACCTTTCCACAATCATTACATATATAAGATTTCTTCTCTCCAGCAAGCATTCGATGATTTTCAATAAGGTCGGAATTATAACTAAAGGACTTCCCACATTCTTTaaatttagaaagtattttcttTGATGAGAATCTATTGCATTTTCTTAAGTCTGAATACAGTCTGAAGCTCTTCCTATGTGTACTACATTTATCCAGATTCTTGCCTATGGATACTCGTTGCTGTGAGAAAAGGACTGGACCTAGACTAAAACTTTtgctatatttattatattcatggCCTCTCACCTTATTGGGAGGTTTGATATTTACTTGTTTGGTACATGTTTCCTCACTGCTCTGCTGCATGTCTAACCATTCCCAGGCTTCTCCCAACTTGGAAGCACAGGAACTATTCCTTGTGGGTCTTTCCCCAGATGACTCTTCCAGAGAGAGGACCAGCTTTGGGGCTGATTCCTTGACTTCATGCCTTGTCTCCCaatctgaaagaaataaaagctgtAAATAGCTACTCTATCCTCTgttattccaaaaaaaaagttttttcaactacatgtaaaagctatttttaacatttttttaagttttgaattctaaattctattcctCTCTCCTATCCTTCTCTTAGAGAAAGGAAGCAACCTGCTATAGCTTATAAATGTGCAATCACATAGAACATATTTCTATACTACTCTCCTGGTTTTTGCATAAtcccttaaaatatttaaaagaagtaaagaaaaccaAACTTATGCTTAATTGTGGTTATAAAAGGGTCTCACATACCTAAAAATGTGGTATCACATATTTTATGAACCCCAAGTATAGTGTTTATACCTTGATGTTAGTGGTTGTCCATTAGTTATGACATATTACAATAAGACTGAAAAATCAGACTGATACACCAAGGAATCACTGGCAATACACAGAAAACTCAATCTGCTTCTTCCATGATTATAAAAGACAatgggtggggtggctaggtggcgcagtggatagagcactggccctggagtcaggagtacccgagttcaaatccggcctcagacacttaataattacctagctgtgtggccttgggcaagtcacttaaccccattgccttgcaaaaaaaaaaaaactaaaaaaaagagaaaatacatacttgttgaaaaattacaaatgattcagagcagctaggtggcacagtagatagagtactgaccctggaatcaggaggaggaactgagttcaaatccagacacagacacttaataattacctaggggtTGTGGTGGTTTAGATTTAAAGTAAATCTTTGTCAGGGAATGGGatagtttagatttttttaatgaatttcccCCCAGGATTTGTAAAAGGTGAGCTCCAGCAGTAGTAGGATACCTGTGGGATCCCCCCTTGGATAGACTTTTGGTAGCATAGTACCAGGAAATACTCCCAGTAATTATGGAAATGACTAAAGAGCATACAATTGAATTACATGGCATCTGACATAAATCTACAGATTTAACTGGTGATTTGTGTTTGttctaattgttatttttattattgaaaatttaaaaaaatttaaaagactagCAAGTATGTGTTtgtattattctttttgtttttccagaaatATCTTTGCTTTGTGTCATGTTTAGTGTTTATGGATTCTATTAcctcaaaagatttttaaacagaaaatgtagccagaccaaaaaaaaattttaaaggctaTTTACTTTAGAATGCTTGGAAAGATGAAGTTTCCTATTTGAAGCAGATGTCCCCATTAGCAGAACTACCTCCCACTTTAGGTATTTAGCgggagagtggattaaaaagaaaaaacctgtatacttttttttcctgtcatttcAACCTTGGCCATATTACAAATTCAGAAACAAAGTCAGCTAATTAAAGTTCGTAGAATTGCTAAACACCATCTTGGTAGATTTTAGAACTTCAGAGATTAATCATTTTTCACTTAGTACCATTTGCTGAAATAGCAAGTTTGGGGATTTGAAAGTAACCccagaatgaagaaaaattaaaacaaaactggGGTTTACAGTTTAAATTTAATCAGACTTAACCTTTCCTTAaccatgaaaagagaaaattgctTAAATCAGGGACTCTGAGTCCCCCCCAATCTCAGCTCATAAATCCTTGTCCCCTGACCCTGTTATGCCCTTTAATCTCAGATCaagttccccccccaaaaaagtactAGAAAAACATACTGGAAAAATGCAGGGAAACCTGAGTTACATTCCCATCCCAGaaacttgttagctgtgtgaccttaaattattttatctgtttgtctgtttcttgacccataaaatgaaaaataataataggactCATCTCCcatggttgtgaagatcaaaagatatTATGACTGTGAAGTGAATAACACAATGCCTGGAATATGGTAAGCATTTTATGTTGATTATAATTGCtttttatcactattattattattgccattactTCTTCAATTGAATGTAAATAACTCCATACCTGATCACCCTAAAGTGAGTTTTAGATGTTATTAGTATAAAATATCAAAGGTAATTAGATTAATGATTTTAATATGGGATTAGTTTGGGAATTCATTGAGCTGAACTGTTGCCATCTAATTAGTATAAactttgtttcatgttttaaataCATGATATTAAGTATGTTATTAGTGTTTCTAAATTCTCCTATATTATGAAATTTGGAGAGACCGGGGCTATTAGGTTATCAATTGAGTTGTTAaaagaatgtgatttttttaggtttttgcaaggcaaatgggattaattcgcttgcccaaggccacaaagctaagtaattattaagtgtctgaggccggatttgaactcaggtcctcctgactccagggctggtgctctatccactgtatcacctagccacccctagaatgagatttttaaaagatagatgtttgaaaatgtaaatattaaagATGAGTATattttggtttaaaaatagaTAAGTTTACTAAGGAGTGAGCTTTCATTTAGAACTTTCTGGTTGTCACTtgtgaaaattatgaaaatgtacAGGGTGGCTTAAAAATGTAATCAATATATTAATATGAATCAATTATCAGGAATTTGCAATGTCTAAAACCCCAGAATGTGGTTAGTTTTAATTTGTAAGAGATAAATTAAATACTCTTAGGGAAACATGAGGAAATTAATAATATTCAAACTCTAAACTGGGATGAGAGAAATTTTGCTATCTGAAGTAAAAATTTTTGGGACTATAATTTACTATGAGTTTGA
This window harbors:
- the LOC141497100 gene encoding uncharacterized protein LOC141497100 isoform X2; the encoded protein is MLENYQNLVCLGLTIAKPAVISQLEQGEAPWKPEGGGPTVGCADWETRHEVKESAPKLVLSLEESSGERPTRNSSCASKLGEAWEWLDMQQSSEETCTKQVNIKPPNKVRGHEYNKYSKSFSLGPVLFSQQRVSIGKNLDKCSTHRKSFRLYSDLRKCNRFSSKKILSKFKECGKSFSYNSDLIENHRMLAGEKKSYICNDCGKVFRQSTHLILHQRIHTGEKPYECNECGKAFRLSTRLIEHQRIHTGEKPYECNECGKAFPQSSKLTRHQRIHTGEKPYECKECGKAFCQRTGLTQHQRIHTGEKPYECHECGKAFRQRTGLSRHQTIHTGDKPYECNECGKAFRQRKGLTQHQTIHTGEKPYKCNECGKAFRDSSQLIRHHRIHTGEKPYECNECGKAFARSTELTVHQTIHTGEKPYKCNECGKAFRQSSQLTQHQTIHTGEKPYKCNECGKAFRLSTGLMEHQRLHTGDKPYECGECGKAFRHSSQLTRHQMIHTGKKPYECNECGKSFPQSSQLTQHQIIHAGGKPYKCNECGKVFCQSSQLTQHQIIHTGEKPYECNKCGKAFPQSSQLTRHKRIHTGEKPYECSECGKAFRLGTQLAVHQTIHTGEKPYKCNECGKAFRLSKGLMEHQRLHTGDKPYECNECGKAFRHRSHLTRHQLIHTGKKSYECNECGKSFPQSSQLTQHQTIHTGERPYECGKTFRWSTGLIEHQNIRAGGKPFEHMEPFHRSSQLTQQWRIQTGEKLYE
- the LOC141497100 gene encoding uncharacterized protein LOC141497100 isoform X1; the protein is MAPPPQESVTFWDVAVDFTPEEWGQLGPAQRELYQEVMLENYQNLVCLGLTIAKPAVISQLEQGEAPWKPEGGGPTVGCADWETRHEVKESAPKLVLSLEESSGERPTRNSSCASKLGEAWEWLDMQQSSEETCTKQVNIKPPNKVRGHEYNKYSKSFSLGPVLFSQQRVSIGKNLDKCSTHRKSFRLYSDLRKCNRFSSKKILSKFKECGKSFSYNSDLIENHRMLAGEKKSYICNDCGKVFRQSTHLILHQRIHTGEKPYECNECGKAFRLSTRLIEHQRIHTGEKPYECNECGKAFPQSSKLTRHQRIHTGEKPYECKECGKAFCQRTGLTQHQRIHTGEKPYECHECGKAFRQRTGLSRHQTIHTGDKPYECNECGKAFRQRKGLTQHQTIHTGEKPYKCNECGKAFRDSSQLIRHHRIHTGEKPYECNECGKAFARSTELTVHQTIHTGEKPYKCNECGKAFRQSSQLTQHQTIHTGEKPYKCNECGKAFRLSTGLMEHQRLHTGDKPYECGECGKAFRHSSQLTRHQMIHTGKKPYECNECGKSFPQSSQLTQHQIIHAGGKPYKCNECGKVFCQSSQLTQHQIIHTGEKPYECNKCGKAFPQSSQLTRHKRIHTGEKPYECSECGKAFRLGTQLAVHQTIHTGEKPYKCNECGKAFRLSKGLMEHQRLHTGDKPYECNECGKAFRHRSHLTRHQLIHTGKKSYECNECGKSFPQSSQLTQHQTIHTGERPYECGKTFRWSTGLIEHQNIRAGGKPFEHMEPFHRSSQLTQQWRIQTGEKLYE